A region of Kribbella sp. NBC_01245 DNA encodes the following proteins:
- a CDS encoding U32 family peptidase, translating to MNLREARELLAEQGYPVLFALPSAPGRFEGGASYRIEIPSCEGPEVFKAVLDEAVERDVPVHRVSQGSGVMMLTDAEISEMVELGTDYGVEVCLFLGPRAAWDIGAQAKVSAAVASVARGNEMVAASLCDAFRAVELGIRSLLVGDLGVLQLLGDLKKSGYLPDDLVLKTSVLMPLTNGPTAALYQAAGATSLNVSTDLPLSALAEIRASVSVPIDLYVEAPDDQGGAVRFYDVPQVIRVAAPVYLKMGLRNSPNIYPVGAHLAATAQALGRERVRRAELVLRLLAEQDEV from the coding sequence GTGAACCTTCGCGAAGCGCGCGAACTCCTTGCCGAGCAGGGATATCCGGTCCTGTTCGCCTTGCCGTCGGCGCCCGGGCGATTCGAGGGTGGTGCGTCGTACCGGATCGAGATTCCGTCCTGCGAAGGCCCGGAGGTGTTCAAGGCCGTGCTCGACGAGGCGGTCGAGCGTGACGTGCCGGTTCACCGGGTCTCGCAGGGCAGTGGCGTGATGATGCTGACCGACGCGGAGATCTCCGAGATGGTTGAACTCGGCACCGATTATGGCGTCGAGGTCTGCCTGTTCTTGGGACCGCGCGCGGCTTGGGATATCGGCGCGCAGGCCAAGGTTTCGGCGGCTGTCGCATCGGTTGCGCGGGGCAACGAGATGGTTGCCGCGTCGCTCTGTGATGCGTTTCGCGCGGTGGAGTTGGGGATTCGCAGTCTGCTCGTGGGTGATCTGGGCGTCCTGCAACTGCTTGGTGACTTGAAGAAGTCCGGCTACTTGCCCGACGACCTGGTGCTGAAGACGTCCGTGTTGATGCCGTTGACGAATGGGCCGACGGCCGCGCTCTACCAGGCCGCGGGCGCGACGAGTCTGAACGTCTCGACCGACCTGCCGTTGTCAGCGCTGGCGGAGATCCGGGCGTCCGTGAGCGTGCCGATCGACCTGTACGTCGAGGCGCCGGATGACCAAGGTGGCGCGGTCCGGTTCTACGACGTGCCCCAGGTGATCCGGGTCGCCGCGCCGGTCTATCTCAAGATGGGCCTGCGCAACTCCCCGAACATCTACCCCGTCGGGGCACACCTCGCCGCGACCGCCCAGGCCCTCGGCCGGGAACGCGTGCGCCGGGCCGAGTTGGTGCTCCGCCTGCTCGCGGAACAAGATGAAGTATGA
- a CDS encoding aldehyde dehydrogenase (NADP(+)): MTDTTAAELDQILAAASAAAPFLAGSEPAERAGWIRAAADALDAAADELVPIAMRESSLPEARLRGEVARSSGQLRMFADALQEGSLLDVVIDTADPAAKPVPRPDLRRVLVPLGPVLVFAASNFPFAFSVPGGDTASALAAGCPVVVKAHPGHPELSRRTAAVLAEALHKAGAPEGTLAVIEGYDVGVTALKDPRITAAGFTGSVPAGLALHEIAATRPTPIPFYGELGSLNPVVVTQAAIEARGAEIAKGYVGSFTLGVGQFCTKPGILLLPSGHGLEDQLIEATGGVAEAPMLNDRIATGFASGLDRLRKVVRVVSDGPGATLLQTTVPELLARRDEILEECFGPVSVIIEYASADELKAAIEAFEGNLTATLHAETSDADLAADLVPLLTARAGRVLWNGWPTGVAVSWAQHHGGPFPSSVGSIHTSVGVTAARRFQRPLAFQDAPDALLPAVLQDANPLGVTRRINGVVGIAEVHR; this comes from the coding sequence ATGACCGACACGACCGCTGCCGAACTCGACCAGATCCTCGCTGCCGCCTCGGCCGCCGCGCCGTTCCTCGCCGGATCTGAGCCGGCCGAGCGCGCGGGCTGGATCCGCGCCGCGGCGGACGCCCTCGACGCGGCCGCCGACGAGCTGGTACCGATCGCGATGCGCGAGTCGTCCCTGCCCGAGGCCCGGCTGCGTGGCGAGGTGGCGCGGAGCAGCGGCCAGCTGCGGATGTTCGCGGACGCGCTGCAGGAAGGCTCGCTGCTGGACGTCGTGATCGACACGGCCGATCCGGCGGCCAAGCCCGTGCCCCGGCCGGACCTGCGCCGGGTGCTGGTGCCGCTCGGCCCGGTGCTGGTGTTCGCCGCGAGTAACTTCCCGTTCGCGTTCAGTGTGCCCGGTGGCGACACCGCTTCGGCGCTGGCCGCGGGATGCCCGGTCGTGGTCAAGGCGCATCCCGGTCACCCCGAGCTCTCCCGTCGTACCGCGGCTGTGCTGGCCGAGGCGCTGCACAAGGCCGGTGCGCCTGAGGGCACGCTCGCCGTGATCGAGGGGTACGACGTCGGCGTGACCGCGTTGAAGGACCCGCGCATCACCGCCGCCGGGTTCACCGGCTCGGTTCCGGCCGGCCTGGCGCTGCACGAGATCGCGGCGACCCGGCCGACGCCGATCCCGTTCTACGGCGAGCTCGGCAGCCTCAACCCGGTCGTCGTCACGCAGGCCGCGATCGAGGCACGCGGTGCCGAGATCGCCAAGGGGTACGTCGGTTCGTTCACGCTGGGCGTTGGGCAGTTCTGCACCAAGCCGGGCATTCTGCTGCTGCCGAGCGGTCACGGGCTCGAGGATCAGTTGATCGAGGCGACGGGTGGCGTGGCCGAGGCGCCGATGCTGAACGACCGGATCGCGACGGGGTTCGCGAGTGGGCTCGACCGGCTCCGCAAGGTCGTGCGGGTGGTGAGCGACGGCCCGGGCGCGACGCTGCTGCAGACCACGGTGCCGGAGCTGCTGGCTCGGCGGGACGAGATCCTCGAGGAGTGCTTCGGGCCGGTTTCGGTCATCATCGAGTACGCGTCGGCTGATGAGCTGAAGGCCGCTATCGAAGCGTTCGAGGGCAACCTGACGGCGACTCTCCACGCCGAGACGTCGGACGCCGACCTGGCTGCGGATCTCGTGCCCCTCTTGACCGCAAGGGCCGGGCGGGTGCTTTGGAACGGCTGGCCGACTGGGGTCGCGGTTTCCTGGGCGCAGCACCACGGCGGCCCGTTCCCGTCGAGCGTCGGTTCGATCCACACCAGTGTCGGGGTCACGGCAGCCCGGCGATTCCAGCGGCCGCTCGCGTTCCAGGATGCGCCGGACGCGCTGCTGCCCGCCGTACTGCAGGACGCCAATCCGCTTGGGGTGACCCGTCGGATCAACGGAGTTGTCGGGATCGCGGAGGTACATCGATGA
- a CDS encoding FAD-binding oxidoreductase, with the protein MTADQLVDRLRSSLGEKAVVTDPDILNSHRNDHAAFCTAGTPLLLARPASTAEVSEVLRAAGDAGVPVVTQGARTGLSGAANAIDGCVLLSTSRLNQILEIDVEDQVAVVQPGVINAELSRAVLAKGLFYPPDPSSWEMSTIGGNIATNAGGLCCVKYGVTGDFVRGLEVVLASGEVVRTGRRTAKGVAGYDLTRLIVGSEGTLGVVTEATLTLRPEPEAALTAAATFTSAEQGLAAAAAIMASGLRPSLLEFLDGPTARAIQNYRDMGLPSNVGSLLIAQSDRGPRAADDVAEMARICTEAGAIEVAEASDAEESRMLLEARRLVNPALEPLGATLVDDVAVPRKRLVDLLDGITAIATKYDVQIFCPGHVGDGNMHPTVIFDRDNPAAEERALQAFGAVMELGLSLGGTITGEHGIGKLKRQWLEQELGPVSLTLHRRLKAAFDPTNLLNPDKLLLPH; encoded by the coding sequence ATGACCGCCGACCAGCTCGTCGACCGCCTCCGCAGTTCGCTGGGGGAGAAGGCCGTCGTCACCGATCCCGACATCCTGAATAGTCATCGCAACGACCACGCCGCGTTCTGCACAGCCGGTACGCCGCTGCTGCTAGCCCGTCCGGCCTCGACCGCCGAGGTGTCCGAGGTGCTGCGCGCTGCCGGCGATGCGGGTGTCCCGGTGGTGACGCAAGGCGCTCGCACGGGGTTGTCCGGAGCGGCGAACGCCATTGACGGATGCGTGCTGCTGTCGACGTCCCGGTTGAACCAGATCCTCGAGATCGACGTCGAGGACCAGGTTGCCGTCGTACAGCCCGGTGTGATCAACGCGGAGTTGTCCCGGGCGGTGCTGGCGAAGGGCCTGTTCTATCCGCCGGACCCGTCGTCGTGGGAGATGTCGACCATCGGCGGGAACATCGCGACCAACGCGGGCGGTTTGTGCTGCGTGAAGTACGGCGTGACGGGCGATTTCGTCCGCGGGCTTGAGGTTGTGCTGGCGTCGGGCGAGGTGGTCCGCACGGGTCGCCGTACGGCCAAGGGTGTTGCGGGGTACGACCTGACCCGGTTGATCGTCGGCTCCGAAGGAACGCTCGGCGTGGTCACCGAGGCAACCCTCACGCTTCGTCCCGAGCCCGAGGCGGCGCTTACTGCCGCAGCCACGTTCACGTCTGCCGAACAGGGCCTCGCCGCGGCCGCCGCGATCATGGCCTCGGGGCTTAGGCCTTCGCTGCTGGAGTTCCTCGACGGACCAACGGCGCGCGCCATCCAGAACTACCGCGACATGGGCCTGCCGTCCAACGTGGGCAGCCTCCTGATCGCCCAGTCGGACCGAGGGCCTCGCGCGGCGGACGACGTCGCCGAAATGGCCCGCATCTGCACCGAGGCCGGCGCGATCGAGGTGGCCGAGGCCTCCGACGCCGAGGAATCCCGCATGCTGCTGGAAGCCCGCCGCCTGGTCAATCCAGCCCTCGAACCACTCGGCGCCACCCTGGTCGACGACGTCGCCGTACCCCGCAAGCGCCTAGTCGACCTACTCGACGGCATCACCGCCATCGCCACCAAGTACGACGTACAGATCTTCTGCCCGGGCCACGTCGGCGACGGCAACATGCACCCCACGGTCATCTTCGACCGCGACAACCCGGCCGCCGAAGAACGCGCCCTCCAAGCCTTCGGCGCGGTGATGGAGCTCGGCCTCTCCCTCGGCGGAACCATCACCGGCGAACACGGCATCGGCAAACTCAAACGCCAATGGCTCGAGCAGGAGCTGGGCCCGGTCAGCCTCACCCTCCACCGCCGCCTCAAAGCCGCCTTCGACCCCACCAACCTCCTAAACCCCGACAAACTCCTCCTCCCGCACTAA
- a CDS encoding IlvD/Edd family dehydratase, which translates to MSDSGSGEPTPEKTGRPVGEEPGRPEGHIGRRSFDHWFGEKDRNGFIHRSWMRAQGFSDEVFDGRPVIGICNTWSELTPCNAHLRRLAESVKRGVWQAGGFPLEFPVMSLGETMLRPTAMLFRNLLSMDVEESLRGNPIDGTVLLTGCDKTTPGSIMGAASVDLPTLVVTGGPMLNGKFRGCDIGSGTAVWRFTQDVNAGRMTQEDYAAAESGMSRSNGHCMTMGTASTMACMAEALGLQLPGSAAIPAVDSRRYAIAQQAGQRIVQMVEEDLKPSDILTREAFANAVRANAAIGGSTNAVIHLLAIAGRVGVNLTLDDMDEWARGVPWLVDLQPSGRYLMEDFYYAGGLPAVLREILPLLKAEAITVTGKTIGENVANAERTVDTDVIRAVGDPLGSGAGTAVLKGNLAPDGAVVKQSAASERLLQHRGRALVFSSIEEYDLAVDDPDLDVDADTVLVLQNAGPRGYPGMPEVGNMTIPRKLAEQGIDDMVRISDARMSGTAYGTVVLHVAPEAAVGGPLALVRTGDWIELDVPGRTLHLDVSEEELEKRRADWQAPIPVGDRGWARLYTDHVMQANEGCDLDFLVGRSGSAVGRQSH; encoded by the coding sequence ATGAGTGACTCGGGTTCGGGAGAGCCCACGCCGGAGAAGACCGGACGGCCGGTAGGGGAGGAGCCGGGGCGGCCGGAGGGGCACATCGGGCGCCGGAGCTTCGACCACTGGTTCGGGGAGAAGGACCGGAACGGGTTCATCCACCGGTCGTGGATGCGCGCGCAGGGGTTCTCGGACGAGGTGTTCGACGGCCGTCCGGTGATCGGGATCTGCAACACCTGGTCCGAGTTGACGCCTTGTAACGCACACCTGCGCCGGCTGGCCGAGTCGGTCAAACGTGGGGTGTGGCAGGCCGGCGGCTTCCCGTTGGAGTTCCCGGTGATGTCGCTCGGCGAGACGATGCTCCGGCCGACGGCGATGCTCTTCCGCAACCTGCTCAGTATGGACGTCGAGGAGTCGTTGCGCGGTAACCCGATCGACGGCACGGTCCTGCTGACGGGCTGCGACAAGACCACGCCGGGCTCGATCATGGGCGCCGCGAGTGTCGACCTGCCGACGCTGGTGGTTACCGGCGGGCCGATGCTGAACGGCAAGTTCCGGGGCTGCGACATCGGCTCGGGTACGGCGGTCTGGCGGTTCACCCAGGACGTGAACGCGGGCCGGATGACGCAAGAGGACTACGCGGCCGCCGAGTCGGGCATGTCCCGCAGCAACGGCCACTGCATGACCATGGGCACGGCCTCGACCATGGCGTGTATGGCCGAAGCCCTCGGTCTGCAGCTGCCTGGGTCCGCCGCGATCCCGGCCGTCGACTCCCGGCGCTACGCGATCGCCCAGCAGGCCGGTCAGCGGATCGTCCAGATGGTCGAGGAAGACCTCAAGCCGAGCGACATCCTGACCCGGGAGGCCTTCGCGAACGCCGTACGCGCCAACGCGGCGATCGGCGGTTCGACCAACGCGGTGATCCACCTGCTCGCGATCGCGGGGCGCGTCGGGGTCAACCTGACGCTCGACGACATGGACGAATGGGCCCGCGGCGTGCCGTGGCTCGTGGACCTCCAGCCGTCCGGGCGCTACCTGATGGAGGACTTCTACTACGCGGGCGGCCTCCCCGCCGTACTGCGGGAGATCCTGCCGTTGCTGAAGGCCGAAGCGATCACCGTGACCGGCAAGACCATCGGCGAGAACGTCGCGAACGCCGAACGCACCGTCGACACCGACGTCATCCGCGCGGTCGGCGATCCGCTCGGCAGCGGTGCCGGAACCGCCGTACTGAAGGGCAATCTCGCGCCGGATGGTGCCGTGGTGAAGCAGTCGGCCGCGTCCGAGCGATTGCTGCAGCATCGCGGTCGGGCGTTGGTGTTCAGCAGCATCGAGGAGTACGACCTGGCCGTTGACGACCCGGACCTCGACGTCGACGCGGACACCGTGCTCGTCCTGCAGAACGCTGGGCCGCGCGGCTATCCGGGTATGCCCGAGGTCGGCAATATGACGATTCCGCGGAAGCTGGCCGAGCAGGGCATCGACGATATGGTCCGGATTTCCGACGCCCGGATGAGCGGTACGGCGTACGGCACGGTGGTGCTGCACGTCGCGCCCGAGGCGGCCGTCGGTGGGCCGCTGGCCTTGGTGCGGACGGGCGACTGGATCGAGCTGGACGTGCCTGGGCGGACGTTGCACCTTGACGTGTCCGAGGAGGAGTTGGAGAAGCGGCGGGCCGATTGGCAGGCGCCTATCCCCGTTGGCGATCGTGGTTGGGCGCGGCTCTACACCGATCACGTGATGCAGGCGAATGAAGGGTGTGATCTGGACTTCCTGGTTGGCCGGAGTGGTTCGGCTGTTGGCCGGCAGAGTCACTGA
- a CDS encoding transcriptional regulator: MPERNADLNLDRLIHEPGRLAILTVLSSVTDADFLFLQRTTGLTKGNLSSHLTKLEDAGLVQIVKSFVRKKPNTNVALTALGKERIAHHWAQLERLKNLSDPGEES, from the coding sequence ATGCCGGAGCGTAATGCGGATCTCAACCTCGACCGGTTGATCCACGAACCAGGCCGGCTGGCCATCCTGACCGTGCTCTCGTCGGTCACGGACGCCGACTTCCTCTTCTTGCAACGGACGACCGGCCTGACCAAGGGCAATCTGTCCAGCCACCTGACGAAGTTGGAAGACGCCGGGCTGGTCCAGATCGTCAAGAGTTTCGTCCGCAAGAAGCCGAACACCAACGTCGCGTTGACCGCTCTCGGGAAAGAACGCATCGCGCACCACTGGGCACAACTCGAGCGGCTGAAGAACCTCTCGGACCCGGGCGAAGAGTCCTGA
- a CDS encoding fumarylacetoacetate hydrolase family protein, translating into MHLVRYQLAGSDPQVGVLSGGKVAAIEGNTTMAELLRLSLDDLRAAVGKVADEVDVQTVRLLPPLDGRSEVWCAGVTYERSRGARMEESTEQSVYDRVYSAERPELFPKSVAWRLVTDGEPIGIRVDSGHDVPEPELAIVANSTGEIVGFTVCNDVSSRSIEGVNPLYIPQAKVFAGGCALAVGIRPVWEIEDPADLTIDLSITRNGAEVFAGTTSTAKLVRPLTELIDVLFVPNEFPDGVVLATGTGIVPELDFALQAGDVVAISIEDVGTLTNTVAIGKEAFAVLATGTARPELKDAE; encoded by the coding sequence ATGCATCTGGTCCGCTATCAACTCGCAGGCTCTGACCCCCAGGTCGGCGTACTGAGTGGCGGCAAAGTGGCCGCGATCGAAGGCAATACGACGATGGCCGAGCTACTGCGCCTCTCGCTGGACGATCTGCGGGCGGCCGTTGGCAAGGTCGCGGACGAGGTCGACGTACAGACCGTGCGGCTACTGCCGCCGTTGGACGGGCGGTCCGAGGTGTGGTGCGCCGGCGTGACGTACGAGAGGTCGCGCGGCGCCCGGATGGAGGAGAGCACCGAGCAATCCGTCTACGACCGGGTCTATTCGGCCGAGCGGCCCGAGCTGTTCCCGAAGTCCGTCGCGTGGCGCCTGGTCACGGATGGCGAGCCGATCGGTATCCGGGTCGACTCCGGCCACGACGTACCGGAACCTGAACTCGCCATCGTCGCCAACAGCACCGGCGAGATCGTCGGCTTCACCGTCTGCAATGACGTCAGCTCCCGGTCGATCGAAGGCGTCAACCCGCTCTACATTCCGCAGGCCAAGGTCTTCGCCGGCGGCTGCGCGCTGGCCGTCGGCATCCGGCCCGTCTGGGAGATCGAGGACCCGGCCGACCTCACCATCGACCTGAGCATCACCCGGAACGGCGCCGAGGTCTTCGCCGGTACGACGTCCACCGCCAAGCTGGTCCGCCCGTTGACCGAGCTCATCGACGTCCTCTTCGTACCGAACGAATTCCCCGACGGCGTCGTGCTCGCCACGGGCACCGGGATCGTGCCCGAGCTGGACTTCGCGCTCCAGGCCGGGGACGTAGTGGCCATTTCGATCGAAGACGTCGGAACCCTGACGAATACGGTGGCCATTGGCAAGGAGGCGTTCGCCGTACTCGCCACTGGAACCGCTCGCCCCGAACTGAAGGACGCAGAATGA
- a CDS encoding UxaA family hydrolase — MRFDEVGVLPEPGDNVAIASRRLDPGTVIDFGDSEVTLKHTVLEGHRFVASPVTKGEPLLSWSTPFAKATRDLARGDYVCTPTSLASVANRGVAGLPKEASADNVPLDPYRLDETALRLGDQVSPVERPATFLGYPRANGPAGTRNHVVLVAASSRSSAFVTELAIRLKNELVVPVAHTEGGESNRPNNLHFLLATLSGFLLNPNVGAVLVVDTEDDVVNGQAIRDFMTEHAYPALTVPHAFFTRTSGFEKDLAKAAKTVEPWIDVVASQQRVEVPLKDLKIGLQCGGSDAFSGISANPLSGAVAREVIRHGGTAVLAETDELIGAEGYVLKNVRDLPTARRFLKTVQSFKERVGWHGHTAEGNPSGGNVYRGLYNIVLKSVGAARKLDRDVRLDHVIDYAEPLPGPGFVFMDSPGNDLESVAGQVGSGCNLIFFTTGNGSITNFPFVPTIKFVTTTARYERLHHEMDVDAGRYLTGTSMDALTAETFDLTVRVASGEPSAGERAGHSQVSIWRDWKQTGPREGISVGPLQRRLTDLPAEDRDAPLDGMPLQTTPTTSLQAVLRQDFTQLWTVSGMEPPVVDLLAADGRRVPEQVGLILPTSLCSGQIAVRLATRAEEERWAGDAVTRMVALPHTEGCGSSGGSSEETFARTLVGYLLHPNVRMALLLEHGCEKTHNDYFRSRLVEAGVDPSRFGFASIQGDGGLDAVADRVRSWFGELELSAPTPSAGGIGDLTVALEARGELTRETAEAFALAGSAIVSAGGTVFLSSRGQLLADLAFRRLAFGSESPVEPTIAHGQRNVEPGWHVMRMPGTDWMETATGFGAGGAQQVLAHVAGGTLSGQRFVPVVQLSSDPSTVHRHGDDLDAVVSGDRRDQAQIVLDTLAAVASRRLVPKAVASGNIGFQITRGLLGTSM; from the coding sequence ATGCGATTCGACGAGGTCGGCGTGCTGCCCGAGCCGGGCGACAACGTGGCGATCGCCTCCCGCCGCCTGGACCCCGGCACCGTGATCGACTTCGGCGACTCCGAGGTGACCCTGAAGCACACCGTGCTCGAAGGCCACCGCTTCGTCGCGAGCCCCGTCACCAAGGGCGAGCCGCTGCTGTCCTGGTCGACCCCTTTCGCCAAGGCGACCCGGGATCTCGCCAGAGGTGACTACGTCTGTACGCCGACCAGCCTGGCGAGCGTCGCGAACAGAGGCGTGGCGGGCCTCCCCAAAGAGGCCTCCGCGGATAACGTCCCGCTCGACCCGTACCGCCTGGACGAGACGGCCCTCCGCCTCGGCGACCAGGTCTCGCCAGTCGAGCGGCCCGCCACCTTCCTCGGCTATCCGCGCGCCAACGGCCCGGCCGGCACCAGGAACCACGTCGTACTCGTGGCCGCCAGCTCCCGCAGCAGCGCCTTCGTCACCGAACTCGCGATCCGCCTCAAAAATGAGCTCGTCGTACCGGTCGCGCACACCGAAGGCGGCGAGTCGAACCGGCCGAACAACCTGCATTTCTTGCTCGCCACGTTGAGCGGGTTCCTGCTGAATCCGAACGTCGGCGCCGTGCTCGTGGTCGATACCGAGGACGACGTGGTCAACGGCCAGGCCATTCGCGATTTCATGACCGAGCACGCCTATCCCGCGCTGACCGTGCCGCATGCCTTCTTCACCAGGACCAGTGGGTTCGAGAAGGACCTGGCCAAGGCGGCGAAGACGGTCGAGCCGTGGATCGACGTTGTCGCGTCCCAGCAGCGGGTCGAGGTGCCGCTAAAAGACCTGAAGATCGGCCTGCAGTGCGGCGGGTCGGACGCGTTCTCGGGGATCAGCGCGAACCCGTTGTCCGGGGCCGTCGCGCGCGAGGTGATCCGCCACGGCGGCACCGCCGTACTGGCTGAAACGGATGAGCTGATCGGCGCCGAGGGTTACGTGCTGAAGAACGTGCGGGATTTGCCGACGGCCCGGCGCTTTCTGAAAACCGTGCAGTCGTTCAAGGAACGCGTCGGCTGGCACGGTCACACCGCCGAGGGAAACCCGAGCGGCGGCAACGTTTACCGAGGGCTTTACAACATCGTGCTGAAGTCGGTCGGCGCCGCGCGCAAGCTCGACCGGGACGTTCGGCTCGACCACGTCATCGACTACGCCGAGCCGTTGCCGGGGCCGGGTTTCGTCTTCATGGACAGCCCGGGCAACGACCTCGAATCCGTCGCGGGCCAGGTCGGCAGCGGCTGCAACCTGATCTTCTTCACCACTGGGAACGGGTCGATCACCAACTTCCCGTTCGTACCGACGATCAAGTTCGTCACCACCACCGCGCGGTACGAGCGGCTGCACCACGAGATGGACGTCGACGCCGGCCGCTACCTCACCGGTACGTCGATGGACGCGTTGACCGCGGAGACGTTCGACCTCACCGTCCGGGTGGCATCCGGCGAGCCGAGCGCGGGCGAACGGGCCGGCCACAGCCAGGTCTCGATCTGGCGCGACTGGAAGCAGACCGGCCCTCGCGAAGGCATCTCGGTCGGCCCGCTGCAACGCCGCTTGACCGACCTGCCGGCCGAGGATCGCGACGCGCCGCTCGACGGCATGCCGTTGCAGACCACGCCGACGACTTCGCTGCAGGCCGTGCTCCGGCAGGACTTCACCCAGCTGTGGACCGTCAGCGGGATGGAGCCGCCGGTGGTCGACCTACTGGCCGCCGACGGCCGCCGGGTACCGGAACAGGTCGGGCTGATCCTGCCGACGAGCCTTTGCTCCGGGCAGATCGCCGTACGACTTGCCACCCGGGCCGAGGAGGAGCGCTGGGCCGGGGATGCGGTCACGCGGATGGTGGCGCTGCCGCATACCGAGGGCTGTGGTTCGAGTGGTGGGTCGTCGGAGGAGACGTTCGCCCGGACGCTGGTCGGATACCTGTTGCATCCGAACGTACGAATGGCCCTGCTGCTGGAGCATGGCTGCGAGAAGACCCATAACGACTACTTCCGGTCGCGTTTGGTCGAGGCCGGCGTTGATCCGTCGCGGTTCGGGTTCGCGAGCATCCAGGGTGATGGCGGGCTGGACGCCGTCGCGGATCGCGTCCGCTCGTGGTTCGGCGAGCTCGAGCTGTCCGCGCCGACTCCGTCAGCCGGCGGGATCGGCGATCTGACCGTCGCGTTGGAGGCCCGCGGCGAGCTGACTCGCGAGACGGCGGAGGCGTTCGCCCTGGCGGGATCGGCCATCGTCAGCGCGGGCGGCACGGTCTTCCTCTCCTCCCGGGGACAGCTCCTCGCGGATCTGGCTTTCCGCCGCCTGGCCTTCGGGAGCGAGAGCCCGGTTGAGCCGACGATCGCCCACGGCCAGCGGAACGTCGAACCCGGCTGGCACGTGATGCGGATGCCGGGCACGGACTGGATGGAGACGGCCACCGGGTTCGGCGCGGGTGGTGCGCAACAGGTGCTGGCGCATGTCGCGGGCGGCACGTTGTCGGGCCAGCGGTTCGTGCCGGTGGTGCAGCTCAGCTCGGACCCGTCGACCGTGCACCGGCATGGGGATGACCTCGACGCCGTCGTCTCGGGAGATCGCCGGGACCAGGCGCAGATCGTCCTGGACACGTTGGCCGCGGTCGCGAGTCGCCGGCTGGTTCCGAAGGCCGTTGCCTCGGGCAACATCGGCTTCCAGATCACGCGGGGTCTGCTCGGTACTTCGATGTGA
- a CDS encoding lactate racemase domain-containing protein, protein MSDFFEAVRGLRPEGPVPLVTPVRVPLGELPVERDPYGAARAALGPLSSAVAPGARIAVTAGSRGIRDLTLVLRAAVDWLREAGASPFIVPAMGSHGGATAEGQREMLAGLGVTPESMGCPIEATMETVVLGTLSDGTPVHHDAIAAKADGVLLVNRIKPHTDFHGPVESGLAKIAAIGLGNHRGAATLHAGGIPLLGSAIGEAARMVVAHGKVIGGLAILENARDQTAFVSLVMPSGIAAEAETALLGEASGLLGRLPFDALDVLVVDEMGKDKSGTGMDTNVIGRCWVHGIPEFESPSIAAITVHRLSEASHGNASGLGLADVIPLRLLASVDLHASYVNALTSGAGGARRSRLPMVLADDAAAIVAAAAMSGRRDLADLRLARIRDTLNPHELMVTRPLLSLDFEVLGPERPITNDVGDLEDW, encoded by the coding sequence ATGTCCGACTTCTTCGAGGCTGTGCGTGGCCTGCGGCCGGAAGGCCCGGTGCCGTTGGTGACGCCGGTTCGCGTGCCGCTCGGGGAGTTGCCGGTTGAGCGGGACCCGTACGGCGCTGCGCGGGCGGCCCTTGGTCCGTTGTCATCGGCCGTTGCGCCAGGCGCGAGGATTGCCGTGACGGCTGGGAGTCGGGGGATTCGCGATCTGACGCTCGTATTGCGGGCGGCCGTTGACTGGTTGCGGGAGGCCGGGGCGTCGCCGTTCATCGTGCCTGCGATGGGATCACATGGTGGCGCGACGGCCGAGGGGCAGCGGGAGATGCTCGCGGGGTTGGGCGTGACTCCCGAGTCGATGGGGTGCCCGATCGAGGCGACCATGGAGACGGTGGTGCTCGGCACGCTGTCGGACGGTACGCCGGTGCATCACGACGCGATCGCGGCGAAGGCGGATGGCGTGCTGCTGGTCAATCGGATCAAGCCGCATACGGATTTCCATGGGCCGGTCGAGAGTGGTCTGGCCAAGATCGCGGCGATCGGTCTCGGCAATCATCGTGGTGCGGCGACCTTGCATGCGGGCGGAATTCCCTTGCTGGGTTCGGCAATCGGCGAGGCGGCCCGGATGGTCGTTGCTCATGGCAAGGTCATTGGCGGGCTGGCGATTTTGGAGAACGCCCGGGATCAGACGGCCTTCGTCTCATTGGTGATGCCTTCGGGTATCGCCGCTGAAGCAGAGACCGCCTTGCTTGGTGAGGCGTCTGGCCTGTTGGGGCGGTTGCCGTTCGACGCGTTGGACGTGCTCGTCGTTGATGAGATGGGGAAGGACAAGTCGGGCACCGGGATGGACACCAACGTCATCGGTCGTTGCTGGGTGCACGGAATTCCCGAGTTCGAGAGCCCGTCGATCGCGGCGATCACGGTGCACCGGTTGAGCGAGGCCTCGCACGGTAACGCGTCCGGCCTCGGCTTGGCGGATGTCATCCCGTTGCGACTACTCGCTTCGGTTGACCTGCATGCGTCGTACGTGAACGCGTTGACGTCCGGTGCGGGTGGCGCACGGCGTTCGCGATTGCCGATGGTGCTGGCGGATGACGCGGCGGCGATCGTGGCCGCGGCGGCGATGAGCGGGCGGCGGGATCTCGCGGACCTGCGGCTGGCGCGGATCCGCGACACGCTGAACCCGCACGAGCTGATGGTCACGCGGCCACTGCTTAGCCTGGACTTCGAGGTGCTCGGACCCGAGCGCCCGATCACGAACGACGTGGGCGATCTGGAGGATTGGTGA